The following DNA comes from Terriglobia bacterium.
TGCAGGCCTTTGATGGTGATGCCTTGCTGGGTCAGGACGATGCTGCTTTGCCCTACCTTCAACTCGATCTGCTGCATTGCTTCATGCGCTTCGCTGCCGAGATCGATCTTGGTGCTCTGGTTCCCCTGATTCAGGGTCAGCGCATGGTTTCCTTGCTGGATGACAATGGCGGTATCGCCGGTGATGGTTTCCGTGTGTTTTCCTTTCACGGTGATGATGCGGTCATGGTCTACGGTTTGGGTATCATCGTTCTCAACTTCCGTGAGCATGTCCTTTTCCGCATGGACAGAAAGCAGCTCGCTGCCCATTTTGTCTTCGAAACAAATTTCGTTGCAGTTTGAAGTACCACCGCCCTTGGAACTTCGGCTCCTTATGCCGGACTGGGTGGAATTGTCAGGCAATGTGTAGGGCGGCATTTGCTCGGCATTGTAGATGCGTCCCACGATGAGCGGCTTATCCGGATCTCCTTCCAGGAAATCAACGACAACTTCCTGACCAATTCTGGGGATCGTCATCCAACCCCAGTTTTTGCCGGCCCAGATCTGGGAGACGCGAACCCAACACGAGCTTTTCTCATCTTTCTTCCCGTCGCGATCCCAGAAGAACTGAACCTTTACCCGGCCGTAATTGTCGACATAGATTTCCTCGCCGCTGGGGCCAACTACGACAGCAGTTTGAGAGCCG
Coding sequences within:
- the tssI gene encoding type VI secretion system tip protein TssI/VgrG; this encodes TIVDRTPSATDCIENQVSYSATSPEGVVADSSVWSLFRTDQVYTPKVALTDYNFETPSMNLLTSTQTIHKTSGQEEKFDYPGGFGTQDGGTTYGNVRIEELETFTLVVRGESNCASFTSGLQFTLCDHYRNDTNQAYLLTSVEHYASAPNFVAGQGEDLSYKNRFEAIPQSVNLRPPQRTRKPLVAGSQTAVVVGPSGEEIYVDNYGRVKVQFFWDRDGKKDEKSSCWVRVSQIWAGKNWGWMTIPRIGQEVVVDFLEGDPDKPLIVGRIYNAEQMPPYTLPDNSTQSGIRSRSSKGGGTSNCNEICFEDKMGSELLSVHAEKDMLTEVENDDTQTVDHDRIITVKGKHTETITGDTAIVIQQGNHALTLNQGNQSTKIDLGSEAHEAMQQIELKVGQSSIVLTQQGITIKGLQISIQGTIQLEAKAAMTTVSADGIMTVKGAMTMIN